The following are encoded together in the Halomonas halophila genome:
- a CDS encoding MFS transporter translates to MTRHESAPSSTAPRTVTQRRDWLGVGAVMIGIFLLVTAEQLPIGLLSQVADSLSVTSGTAGLLITVPGVVAAFAAPLLPVAVGRLDRRWLLTGLMTLMTLASLLGALADDFAMLLVTRVLVGVCIGGFWAIAGGLASRLVALEQVPRAMSLIFSGVAGASVLGVPAGTWLGEHTDWRIAFGSLAGLSLLVTIALWRLLPSLPAQQPVRLSNLAGQFASRGVRVGVAATALIVMGHFAAYTFVSPILQEIAGIPLASVSALLLCYGAAGLLGNFLAGTAAGRRPYATVLVIPLLLAIATLAFPWLGREPAAAIGLLMLWGAVFGSISVSLQTWILKSALNTEAATALMAFVFNLSIGIGAMAGGRVVDAIGLSGVLLGAGGLFVLAAALVARTPSRVVGPPQG, encoded by the coding sequence ATGACGCGCCACGAATCCGCTCCGTCATCCACCGCCCCCAGGACCGTCACCCAGCGTCGCGACTGGCTGGGCGTGGGCGCGGTGATGATCGGTATCTTCCTGCTGGTCACCGCCGAGCAGCTGCCCATCGGGCTGCTGTCCCAGGTGGCCGACTCGCTGTCCGTGACTTCCGGTACCGCCGGCCTTTTGATCACCGTGCCCGGTGTGGTGGCAGCCTTCGCCGCGCCGCTGCTGCCGGTGGCGGTGGGCCGGCTCGACCGCCGCTGGCTGTTGACCGGGCTGATGACACTGATGACCCTGGCCAGCCTGCTGGGCGCGCTGGCCGACGACTTCGCCATGCTGCTCGTGACCAGGGTGCTGGTGGGCGTGTGCATCGGCGGCTTCTGGGCCATCGCCGGCGGGCTGGCCTCGCGGCTGGTGGCCCTGGAGCAGGTGCCGCGGGCCATGTCGCTGATCTTCAGCGGCGTGGCCGGGGCCTCGGTGCTCGGCGTGCCGGCGGGTACCTGGCTCGGCGAGCACACCGACTGGCGCATCGCCTTCGGCTCGCTGGCCGGGCTGAGCCTGCTGGTGACCATTGCCCTGTGGCGGCTGCTGCCGAGCCTGCCGGCGCAGCAGCCGGTGCGGCTGTCCAACCTGGCCGGCCAGTTCGCCAGCCGCGGCGTGCGGGTCGGCGTGGCCGCCACCGCGCTGATCGTGATGGGCCACTTCGCCGCCTACACCTTCGTCAGCCCGATCCTGCAGGAGATCGCCGGCATACCCCTGGCGAGCGTCAGCGCCCTGCTGCTCTGCTACGGCGCGGCCGGGCTGCTGGGCAACTTCCTCGCCGGCACCGCCGCCGGGCGACGGCCCTACGCCACGGTGCTGGTGATTCCGCTGCTGCTGGCGATCGCGACCCTGGCCTTCCCCTGGCTGGGGCGCGAGCCGGCGGCCGCGATCGGGCTGTTGATGCTGTGGGGCGCGGTGTTCGGCAGCATCTCGGTGAGCCTGCAGACCTGGATCCTCAAGAGCGCCCTGAATACCGAGGCCGCCACCGCGCTGATGGCCTTCGTTTTCAACCTGTCGATCGGCATCGGGGCCATGGCCGGCGGCCGGGTGGTGGATGCCATCGGCCTGAGCGGCGTGCTGCTCGGCGCCGGCGGACTGTTCGTGCTGGCCGCGGCACTGGTGGCACGCACGCCCTCGCGGGTGGTCGGGCCGCCTCAGGGCTGA
- the rpsO gene encoding 30S ribosomal protein S15, whose amino-acid sequence MALTAEQKAEIVNEYGRGDNDTGSPEVQVALLTANIDGLQDHFKTNKQDHHSRRGLIRMVNQRRKLLDYLKRKDFERYQSLIQRLGLRR is encoded by the coding sequence ATGGCACTGACAGCCGAGCAGAAGGCCGAAATCGTCAACGAATACGGCCGTGGCGACAACGACACCGGTTCCCCCGAGGTGCAGGTGGCCCTGCTGACCGCCAACATCGACGGCCTGCAGGATCACTTCAAGACCAACAAGCAGGATCACCACTCTCGTCGTGGCCTGATCCGCATGGTCAACCAGCGCCGCAAGCTGCTGGACTACCTGAAGCGCAAGGACTTCGAGCGCTATCAGTCCCTGATTCAGCGCCTCGGCCTGCGTCGCTAA
- the panC gene encoding pantoate--beta-alanine ligase — protein MQTLNDVATLREMLAEHRRAGRTIGLVPTMGNLHAGHLALVAEARRRADVVVATIFVNPMQFGPNEDLDAYPRTLADDQAHLEAAGCDLLFAPDVATVYPRGLDAQTRVSVPEVSEGLCGGDRPGHFDGVATVVTMLFNLVQPDLACFGEKDYQQLAVIRRLVADLHLPLEIVGVPIERAEDGLALSSRNGYLDTAQRAVAPELYRTLCALREALEGGEPVDDSLTRGLERLREAGFVPDYLELRAADLGPVGDTTRDAVLLTAARLGPTRLIDNLSLTLPR, from the coding sequence ATGCAGACCCTGAACGACGTCGCCACGCTGCGCGAGATGCTGGCCGAGCATCGCCGCGCCGGCCGCACCATCGGCCTGGTGCCGACCATGGGCAACCTGCACGCCGGCCACCTGGCGCTGGTCGCCGAGGCACGGCGCCGCGCCGACGTGGTGGTGGCGACCATCTTCGTCAATCCGATGCAGTTCGGGCCGAACGAGGACCTCGACGCCTATCCGCGCACCCTGGCCGACGATCAGGCCCACCTCGAGGCCGCCGGCTGCGACCTGCTGTTCGCCCCCGACGTGGCCACCGTCTACCCGCGCGGCCTGGACGCCCAGACCCGGGTCAGCGTGCCCGAGGTCTCCGAGGGGCTGTGCGGCGGCGACCGTCCCGGTCACTTCGACGGCGTGGCCACCGTGGTCACCATGCTGTTCAACCTGGTGCAGCCGGACCTGGCCTGCTTCGGCGAGAAGGACTACCAGCAGCTGGCGGTGATCCGCCGCCTGGTGGCCGACCTGCACCTGCCGCTCGAGATCGTCGGGGTGCCGATCGAGCGCGCCGAGGACGGCCTGGCGCTGTCCTCGCGCAACGGCTATCTGGACACGGCGCAGCGCGCCGTGGCGCCCGAGCTGTATCGCACCCTGTGCGCCCTGCGCGAGGCGCTGGAGGGCGGCGAGCCGGTCGACGACAGCCTGACCCGCGGCCTCGAGCGGCTGCGCGAGGCGGGCTTCGTCCCCGACTATCTGGAACTGCGTGCCGCCGACCTGGGCCCGGTCGGCGACACCACGCGCGACGCCGTGCTGCTCACCGCGGCGCGCCTGGGCCCGACCCGACTGATCGACAACCTGTCGCTGACCCTCCCCCGCTGA
- the panD gene encoding aspartate 1-decarboxylase, protein MLTTMLKAKLHMARVTHSVLNYEGSCAIDGELLDMSGIRDNEQIQIYNVESGHRFTTYAIRAEEGSKVISVNGAAAHLANAGERVIICSYAQYEQAELDDHQPSLVYLKEGNVVSHTSNAIPVQLA, encoded by the coding sequence ATGCTGACCACCATGCTCAAGGCCAAGCTGCACATGGCCCGCGTCACCCACTCGGTGCTGAACTACGAAGGCTCCTGCGCCATCGACGGCGAGCTGCTCGACATGTCCGGCATCCGTGACAACGAGCAGATCCAGATCTACAACGTCGAGAGCGGCCACCGCTTCACCACTTATGCCATCCGCGCCGAGGAAGGCTCCAAGGTGATCTCGGTCAACGGCGCCGCCGCCCACCTGGCCAACGCCGGCGAGCGGGTGATCATCTGCAGCTACGCCCAGTACGAACAGGCCGAGCTCGACGATCACCAGCCCTCGCTGGTCTACCTCAAGGAAGGCAACGTCGTCAGCCACACCAGCAACGCCATCCCCGTCCAGCTGGCCTGA
- the pnp gene encoding polyribonucleotide nucleotidyltransferase has translation MNPVKKTFEYGRSTVTLETGRIARQASGAVMVTMDDTVVLCTVVAKKDVNPAQPFFPLSVHYQEKTYSVGKIPGGFFKREGRPTEKETLTSRLIDRPIRPLFPKGFMNEVQVICTVLSADRNQDPDIAAMIGTSAALAVSGVPFNGPIGAARVGFTEDKGYFLNPSVEELASSELNMVVAGTEKAVLMVESEASELLEDEMLGAVLYGHQEMQVAVSAINELAAEAGKPRWDWQPAAENTALKDAVALGFEAKVGEAYRITDKMARQDALSALKDEAVAQLAGEEEGQFAADEVKGAFAGLEKRVVRSRVIQGEPRIDGRDHKTVRPLDIEVGGLPKTHGSAIFTRGETQAVVVATLGTLRDAQLIESLEGERKDRFLLHYNFPPYSVGEAGFMGGPKRREIGHGRLARRGVQAMLPSEDDFPYTIRVVSEITESNGSSSMASVCGSSLALMDAGVPMKAPVAGIAMGLVKDDDGYAVLTDILGDEDHLGDMDFKVAGSAEGVTALQMDIKIEGINEEIMEQALQQANEARLSILEQMNTVIAKSREEVSDNAPSMATIKIDPEKIRDVIGKGGATIRKICEDTGASIDLDDDGTVRIYAEEKSAAKAAIDTVLAITAEPEIGKLYRGKVVRIADFGAFVNIMPGTDGLVHISQIVPERVNDVRDFLNEGDEAVVKVLDIDNRNRVKLTIKEITPEEKAAFEAEEAETDEL, from the coding sequence GTGAACCCGGTCAAGAAAACGTTTGAGTACGGTCGCAGCACCGTCACCCTGGAAACCGGGCGCATCGCCCGCCAGGCCTCCGGTGCCGTGATGGTCACCATGGACGACACCGTGGTGCTGTGCACCGTGGTGGCGAAGAAGGACGTCAATCCCGCCCAGCCGTTCTTCCCGCTGTCCGTCCACTACCAGGAGAAGACCTACTCTGTCGGCAAGATTCCCGGCGGCTTCTTCAAGCGTGAGGGGCGGCCCACCGAGAAGGAGACCCTCACCTCGCGGCTGATCGATCGCCCGATCCGCCCGCTGTTCCCGAAGGGCTTCATGAACGAGGTCCAGGTCATCTGCACGGTGCTCTCCGCCGACCGTAACCAGGACCCGGACATCGCCGCCATGATCGGCACCTCCGCCGCCCTGGCCGTCTCCGGTGTGCCCTTCAACGGCCCGATCGGCGCCGCCCGCGTCGGCTTCACCGAGGACAAGGGCTACTTCCTCAATCCCAGCGTCGAGGAGCTCGCCAGCTCCGAGCTGAACATGGTCGTCGCCGGCACCGAGAAGGCCGTGCTGATGGTCGAGTCCGAGGCCAGCGAGCTGCTCGAGGACGAGATGCTGGGCGCCGTGCTCTACGGCCACCAGGAGATGCAGGTCGCCGTCTCCGCCATCAACGAGCTGGCCGCCGAGGCCGGCAAGCCGCGCTGGGACTGGCAGCCGGCCGCCGAGAACACCGCCCTCAAGGACGCCGTGGCGCTGGGCTTCGAGGCCAAGGTCGGCGAGGCCTATCGGATCACCGACAAGATGGCCCGCCAGGATGCCCTGTCCGCGCTGAAGGACGAGGCCGTGGCCCAGCTGGCCGGTGAAGAAGAAGGCCAGTTCGCCGCCGACGAGGTCAAGGGCGCCTTCGCCGGTCTCGAGAAGCGCGTCGTGCGCTCCCGCGTCATCCAGGGCGAGCCGCGCATCGACGGCCGCGACCACAAGACCGTGCGTCCGCTGGACATCGAGGTCGGTGGCCTGCCCAAGACCCACGGTTCGGCGATCTTCACCCGCGGCGAAACCCAGGCCGTGGTCGTGGCCACCCTCGGCACCCTGCGCGACGCCCAGCTGATCGAATCGCTGGAAGGCGAGCGAAAGGACCGCTTCCTGCTGCACTACAACTTCCCGCCCTACAGCGTGGGCGAGGCCGGCTTCATGGGCGGTCCCAAGCGTCGCGAGATCGGCCACGGCCGTCTGGCCCGCCGCGGCGTCCAGGCCATGCTGCCGAGCGAGGACGACTTCCCCTACACCATTCGCGTGGTGTCCGAGATCACCGAGTCCAACGGCTCCAGCTCCATGGCCTCCGTGTGCGGCTCCTCGCTGGCCCTGATGGACGCCGGCGTGCCGATGAAGGCCCCGGTGGCCGGCATCGCCATGGGCCTGGTCAAGGACGATGACGGCTACGCCGTGCTGACCGACATCCTCGGCGACGAGGACCACCTCGGCGACATGGACTTCAAGGTGGCCGGTTCCGCCGAGGGCGTCACCGCCCTGCAGATGGACATCAAGATCGAGGGCATCAACGAGGAGATCATGGAGCAGGCGCTCCAGCAGGCCAACGAGGCCCGCCTGAGCATCCTCGAGCAGATGAACACCGTGATCGCCAAGAGCCGCGAGGAGGTCTCCGACAACGCGCCCTCCATGGCCACCATCAAGATCGATCCGGAGAAGATCCGCGACGTCATCGGCAAGGGCGGCGCCACCATCCGCAAGATCTGCGAGGACACCGGCGCCTCCATCGACCTGGACGACGACGGCACCGTACGCATCTACGCCGAGGAGAAGTCGGCGGCCAAGGCGGCCATCGACACCGTGCTGGCGATCACCGCCGAGCCGGAAATCGGCAAGCTCTATCGCGGCAAGGTGGTGCGCATCGCCGACTTCGGCGCCTTCGTCAACATCATGCCCGGCACCGATGGCCTGGTGCACATCTCCCAGATCGTGCCCGAGCGCGTCAATGACGTGCGTGATTTCCTCAACGAGGGTGACGAGGCCGTGGTCAAGGTGCTCGACATCGACAACCGCAACCGGGTGAAGCTGACCATCAAGGAGATCACCCCGGAAGAGAAGGCCGCCTTCGAGGCCGAGGAAGCCGAGACCGACGAGCTCTAA
- a CDS encoding acetyl-CoA C-acetyltransferase: MQEVVIVAARRTAVGAFGGSLAGIPASDLGAHVIKDILAGTGVAPEQVDEVLLGQVLTAGTGQNPARQAAIKGGLPDAVPAMTINKVCGSGLKALHLATQAIRCGDAELILAGGQENMSLSPHVLPNSRTGQRMGDWKAIDSMVHDGLWDAFNDFHMGITAENLAEKYGITREEMDAFAAGSQQKASAAIKEGKFKGQIVPVEIPQRKGDPLVFDTDENPRETTAEKLGGMRPAFKKDGSVTAGNASSINDGAAVVMLCSAEKAKALGLEPLARIKAYSNAGVDPAIMGIGPAPATRRCLDKAGWSLEDLDLVEANEAFAAQALAVNKELGWDTSMINVNGGAIALGHPIGASGCRILVTLVHEMIARDARKGLATLCIGGGQGVALAIER; encoded by the coding sequence ATGCAAGAAGTGGTCATCGTTGCCGCCCGTCGCACCGCCGTCGGCGCCTTCGGCGGCTCCCTCGCCGGCATCCCCGCCAGCGACCTGGGCGCCCATGTGATCAAGGACATCCTCGCCGGCACCGGCGTGGCCCCGGAGCAGGTCGACGAGGTGCTGCTCGGCCAGGTGCTGACTGCCGGCACCGGCCAGAACCCGGCCCGCCAGGCCGCCATCAAGGGCGGACTGCCCGACGCGGTGCCGGCCATGACCATCAACAAGGTCTGCGGCTCGGGCCTCAAGGCCCTGCACCTGGCCACCCAGGCGATTCGCTGCGGCGACGCCGAGCTGATCCTGGCCGGCGGCCAGGAGAACATGTCGCTCTCTCCGCACGTGCTGCCCAATTCGCGCACCGGCCAGCGCATGGGCGACTGGAAGGCCATCGACTCCATGGTTCATGACGGCCTGTGGGATGCCTTCAACGACTTCCACATGGGCATCACCGCCGAGAACCTGGCCGAGAAGTACGGCATCACCCGCGAGGAGATGGACGCGTTCGCCGCCGGCTCCCAGCAGAAGGCCTCCGCCGCGATCAAGGAAGGCAAGTTCAAGGGCCAGATCGTTCCGGTGGAGATTCCCCAGCGCAAGGGCGACCCGCTGGTGTTCGACACCGACGAGAACCCCCGCGAGACCACCGCGGAGAAGCTCGGCGGCATGCGCCCGGCGTTCAAGAAGGACGGCAGCGTGACCGCCGGCAACGCCTCCTCGATCAACGACGGCGCCGCCGTGGTGATGCTGTGCTCCGCCGAGAAGGCCAAGGCCCTGGGCCTGGAGCCGCTGGCCCGCATCAAGGCCTATTCCAACGCCGGCGTCGACCCGGCGATCATGGGCATCGGCCCGGCCCCGGCCACCCGCCGCTGCCTCGACAAGGCCGGCTGGAGCCTCGAGGACCTGGACCTGGTCGAGGCCAACGAGGCCTTCGCCGCCCAGGCGCTGGCGGTGAACAAGGAGCTCGGCTGGGACACCTCGATGATCAACGTCAACGGCGGCGCCATCGCGCTGGGCCACCCGATCGGCGCCTCCGGCTGCCGCATCCTGGTGACCCTGGTGCACGAGATGATCGCCCGCGATGCCAGGAAGGGCCTGGCGACGCTGTGTATCGGCGGCGGGCAGGGCGTGGCGCTGGCGATCGAACGTTAA